In Rhizobium gallicum bv. gallicum R602sp, the following proteins share a genomic window:
- a CDS encoding BrnT family toxin — MIDWERITGFDWDAGNARKSAEKHSVGQAEAEQMFFNEPLLTVPDARHSAEEQRIHALGRTDDGRLLHVTFTLRQNATKIRVISARDMSRKERSYYEQDA; from the coding sequence ATGATTGATTGGGAGCGGATAACGGGCTTCGACTGGGACGCGGGAAACGCCCGCAAGAGCGCTGAAAAGCACAGCGTGGGCCAGGCAGAAGCGGAGCAGATGTTTTTCAACGAGCCACTGCTGACGGTTCCCGACGCAAGGCATAGCGCCGAAGAGCAACGCATCCACGCTCTTGGGCGCACCGACGACGGAAGGCTGCTTCATGTCACCTTCACGCTTCGGCAGAACGCTACGAAGATACGGGTGATCTCGGCCCGGGACATGAGCCGCAAGGAGCGGAGCTATTATGAGCAAGACGCTTAA
- a CDS encoding BrnA antitoxin family protein, with product MSKTLKPTPEFKTEAEERAFWESQDSDDHIDWDKAERVRLPNLKPSSTSISLRLPNALLERIKVAAGRRDVPYQSLIKIWLAEKVDTSGGQR from the coding sequence ATGAGCAAGACGCTTAAGCCAACTCCGGAATTCAAGACGGAAGCGGAAGAACGGGCCTTCTGGGAAAGTCAGGATTCCGACGATCATATCGACTGGGACAAGGCGGAGCGCGTGCGCTTGCCGAACCTGAAGCCATCCTCGACATCAATCTCGCTGCGGCTACCGAACGCGCTTCTTGAACGGATAAAGGTCGCGGCCGGCAGACGCGACGTACCCTATCAGTCGCTCATCAAAATCTGGCTCGCAGAGAAGGTCGACACTTCGGGTGGGCAACGCTGA